The Echinicola jeungdonensis genome segment GGGAATTGATAATGTCCTACTTCTCCATCTTTTTCAAAAACTTTTCCCGGATAATTTCCTGTACAGGTCTTCCCTGAATTTTACTTTCCAACCAAGAGATGATATCCAAATATAAAAAAGCCCTTTTCTCATAAGGATCCTGCTCATATTGCTGGAGACGGTCCCGGAGTTCGATAAAAGCAGATTTCAACTGGTAATCATAAATCCTGCTAAGATTACGGATAAAATGCATCATTTCCTGCTGGACCAGGTGCAAGTCCTGCATTTTAATAAGGAACTTATATACATTCTTAATCTGGATTTCCAAATTATCATCCATGCCTTCCTCATAGCTGGCGATTAATTTCAGAATATGGGCAAAGCACTGCAAATCTTCCCTTAACCCATCCCCTACATGGCTTATGACTTCATCCAAATGCTTGATGGCATTAACATTATCTCCACTACCAAAGTACAGACAGGCAATTTTGTAATGCAGTACCATTACATGATGGACATCCAATTTTCCGGATAAGGCCTTCATTTCTTTCAAAAGGGATGGCACCACTTTTTCCAAACCCTCTGTAAAATCCCCCGTCAAAAAATGAAAATTGATACTATTTGAGTAATAATAAAGGAAAGCCAAAATTCTGCAGTTTTCATCCATCTTAAAATCATCTTCCTCCAGACTTTTTTTAAACTGGACAAAAACCGAAGAAAACCGGTCATATTGTTGCATATAAAACAGGGCATCTAAAAGGTAATGGTAAGCTTTTAAATAGTTTCCTGTGGCCACTTTTTTCATTTGTGGATTTTCAATATAAAGATCCACCCACCTCTGGGCTGCCCGAAAGCACAGCGGAAAATCCTGGATAATATGATAAAACCAAACTTGGGCCTGGAACAGGTATAATTTTTCGTAGAAGTTTAAATTTTCTGGTTCATAGTCAGGCATGTTTTTGAGGTAATAAGCTTCCACCAATTTCCGGTCATATTCATCTTTGACATGGCCAACTTTTAGGTACAATCCATACAATTGCAGGGAAAGGTTGCTGAATGAATTTTTCAATGAGGCACTGTTGACCAAGGTTTTAGCCTCATTGGCCAAAATCTCTGCCCGGTCCCTCATACTTCTGGTAATATGCTGGGATTCGATTACCTTTTCTAATTCCACAATCCTAAGTATAAGGGTATCCAGAAAGTATTTCCTGGCGATTTGCTTGGCCCGGTCCAGTAACCTCAAGCTCTGTTGATATAGGCCTTTATTATAAAGTATCCTGGCAAAGTCAATTTGCTCATTCAACTGTAATTCCACATTTTGATCTGCATAGATCAACCTTAAACTGGTCAAAATCTGCTTATACAAATGAGACTTCATATTTGCCAATTGTTTTTTGGAAACAGGAGCTTTTTTTAAGAGTTTTTCCTCATCATAATGGTCCAACCTGTCCATGGCCTCGAAAAGTTGTATAAATTTGGCATTCTCATTTGCCCCAAATCTCTTTGCATATAATTTAAAACCCCGCTTTTCAGAGGGGGTCAAAGATTTAATTAAAATAAATGCAGAATCTTTTTCTTTGTTTGACTTCATATAGTTTTAAACTGCAAATTATTGGTTTTCAGCTTTTTATAACCTAACTTACACAGTTAGACATTGGACAAATAAAGTTAAAGGAATTTACAATCAAAGCATAAGCTTTTACTTTAGATTTTCGATAAAAAAATACGCATTATGGATAAACGACAAGTACTGATCTTTGATACCACCTTGAGGGACGGAGAACAGGTCCCCGGCTGCAAATTGAATACTCCTCAAAAGATTGAGATTGCCCAGCAGCTGGAAAAGCTGGGGGTAGATGTGATCGAAGCCGGATTTCCAATTTCAAGTCCCGGTGATTTCAACTCAGTCGTAGAAATTTCAAAAAGTGTATCCGAACCTATCATCTGTGGACTTTCCAGAGGAGTGAAAAAGGATATTGAGGTTGCTGCTGAAGCCCTGAAATATGCCAAACGCCCACGAATCCACACCGGAATCGGCACCTCCCCTTCCCATATCAAATACAAATTTAAAAGCACGCCAGAGCTAATCCTTGAAAGAGGTGTAGAAGCTGTCAAGCATGCCAAAAGATTTGTGGAAGATGTGGAGTTTTACGCAGAGGACGCAGGAAGAACTGACAACGAATACCTTGCCCGTATATGTGAGGAGGTTATAAAAGCGGGTGCTACGGTACTTAATATTCCGGACACCACCGGCTATTGCCTTCCAGATGAATATGGCGCCAAAATAAAATACCTGATGGACAATGTAAGAGGGATAGAGAATGTAATCATTTCTGCCCATTGCCATAATGATCTTGGACTGGCCACTGCCAATGCTATCTCCGCAGTAATGAACGGGGCCCGACAGATAGAATGTACCATCAACGGAATTGGCGAAAGAGCTGGAAACACTTCCCTTGAAGAAGTTTCCATGATCATGAAGCAACATCCAAGATTGAATGTTTATAATAACATCAATTCCAAATTGCTTAATCCAATAAGTAAATTGGTTTCAGAAAGAATGGGAATGTTGGTTCAGCCAAATAAAGCCATTGTAGGATCCAATGCCTTTGCCCATTCCTCTGGTATCCACCAGGATGGAGTAATCAAAAACAGGGAAACCTATGAAATCATCGACCCTGCTGATGTAGGGGTAACCGAATCCATGATCGTATTAACTGCCAGAAGTGGTCGGGCTGCATTGGCTTTCCGTGCCCACCGAATTGGCTATAACCTAACAAAACTTCAATTGGACGATGTGTATCAATTGTTCCTGGAAAAAGCTGATGTGACCAAGGAAGTTACTGATGATGATCTTCATGAAATCATGAAATTAGCCAAGATCGCTGGGAATGTAGAAGCGTAATCGAAATAGTAATTCCATAAAAAAAGAGGAATGATCAACTCATTCCTCTTTTTTTTGTTCAAACTACAATACATCATTTACAAAGACCTGATATACACTGATTATTTTTTATTTAAGTACTTATTCCCCACAGGCTTTCAGATCAACCCTTAGCTTCACCTTTGTACCATCGGGCCTTTTTGGTCCCATAAAAAAAGCCGGAAGAGGTCTCCACCTCCTACCAGCTTTCATATAATTTTTCTTGAGCTTGTCTCAAGGCTTATTATTCCCTTCTAAAAATAATTTTCTTAATTTCTTCCTCCTGCCTTTGGCATCAAATTCCCCAATGCACGCTGGGCTCCACCCATTTTATTCATTTGCTTCATGAGCTTCCTCATATCAGCAAATTGCTTCATAAGGTTATTGACTTCCTGGATGGTTCTACCACTTCCCTTTGCAATTCTCCTTCTTCTTCCTCCATCGATAATATCTGGATTTTCCCTTTCTGTAGGAGTCATACTACGGATAATGGCTTCTATAGGAATAAAAGAATCATCATCAATATCAATGCCTTTAAGGGCTTTCCCCATTCCCGGGATCATTCCCATCAGATCCTTCAGGTTACCCATCTTCTTGATCTGCTCCAATTGGGAAAGGAAATCATCAAAGTTGAATTGGTTTTTTCTGATCTTGGCATTGATCCGCTTGGCTTCATCCTCATCGAAAGATTGCTGCGCCTTTTCTACCAATGAAACCACATCCCCCATACCCAGAATCCGCTGGGCCATACGGTCAGGATAGAAAAGATCTAGATTTTCCATCTTCTCACCTGTGGAGATAAATTTAATTGGTTTGTTGACAACGTGACGGATGGATATGGCAGCACCACCTCGGGTATCACCATCTAACTTGGTCAACACTACCCCATCAAAATCCAATCGCTCATCAAAAGTCTTGGCAGTATTAACAGCATCCTGACCGGTCATAGAGTCCACCACAAACAAGGTCTCTGTAGGATTGAGATTTTCTTTTAATTCAGAAATCTCTTTCATCATCTGTTCATCCACAGCCAAACGACCTGCCGTATCAACGATGACCGTTTTCTTGCCATTTCTCTTGGCGTATTCTATACCCCTCTGGGCAATTTCAACAGCATTTTTGTTTTCAGGTTCAGCATATACCTCAACCCCTATCTGCTCACCTAATGTCTTTAATTGTTCGATGGCAGCAGGACGATAAATATCACAGGCAATCAACAAGGTCTGACGGCCTTGCTTTTTCAGATAGGTAGCCAATTTACCGGAGAAGGTAGTTTTCCCAGAACCCTGAAGTCCGGAAATCAAAACTACTGCCGGATCTCCCTGAATATTAATATCCTTCTTCTCACCCCCCATAATCTTGGTAAGCTCTTCTTGGGTGATTTTCACCAACAATTGTCCGGGAGAAACCGAAATCAAAACGTCCCTACCAAGGGCTTCCTCTTTGATTTTATCCGTTACATCCTTTGCCACCTTATAGTTCACGTCGGCATCAATCAATGCCCTTCTGATTTCTTTGGCCGTAGTTGCAACGTTGATTTCTGTAATCTTGCCCGTTCCTTTGAGGGTCTTAAATGCTCTATCTAGTTTATAACTGAGATTATCAAACATGCTCTTTTATTCTATTTATTGCAAAAATACAATAAATAAAGTTTTTTTGAAGGTAAGTGGTATTTATCTGAAAAATTCTTTATCCACCTTAGGCTTTCCCTCAATCTTTTAGTTAAATCTAAAAATAACTACCCCCACTTAACCATCTGAATATCAATATTTAAACAACTTTAAAAACAGGTTTTACACATCAAAATCCTAAATTATGCAGTTCATTGAAGAAAGATAACAAAAAATACTCTTTTTTAGGTGTTTTATTTTTCAACAAAAAATCCTATATTGGAATTACTGTTTCACTTTTTCAACCAAGAAGTTATCAACTTAATTTTTCATTTTTTAGTAGAAAGAAAGCCGCCGGGATTTTTCCGGCGGTTTTTTGCTTTAATCACCGGAAAACTGGATGTTATATTAAAAAAAATCTCCTCCATCTTCCCTTACTGTTTCCCAAATTTAAAGAATCCACCCATATTTCCAAAATAATTCAATTACTTTTAGGTAATTTTACATTTTTCGCAAACCTCACCCGATATTAATGGATAGTTTCAAATACTCTATCTCAACTCCAGGTAAATTTCATCAATTCCTTAATTGAAAATTAAAATCAGCTATCTCGGATTTTCCATCCCAGATCAAAACTAGAGTGATTTTCAATCCTTATGACCGGATAAAAAAAGGAAGCGTTTTTAATTCTGAGCCAAAGAGAATAAGTGGGGTTTAGCTC includes the following:
- the ffh gene encoding signal recognition particle protein; translated protein: MFDNLSYKLDRAFKTLKGTGKITEINVATTAKEIRRALIDADVNYKVAKDVTDKIKEEALGRDVLISVSPGQLLVKITQEELTKIMGGEKKDINIQGDPAVVLISGLQGSGKTTFSGKLATYLKKQGRQTLLIACDIYRPAAIEQLKTLGEQIGVEVYAEPENKNAVEIAQRGIEYAKRNGKKTVIVDTAGRLAVDEQMMKEISELKENLNPTETLFVVDSMTGQDAVNTAKTFDERLDFDGVVLTKLDGDTRGGAAISIRHVVNKPIKFISTGEKMENLDLFYPDRMAQRILGMGDVVSLVEKAQQSFDEDEAKRINAKIRKNQFNFDDFLSQLEQIKKMGNLKDLMGMIPGMGKALKGIDIDDDSFIPIEAIIRSMTPTERENPDIIDGGRRRRIAKGSGRTIQEVNNLMKQFADMRKLMKQMNKMGGAQRALGNLMPKAGGRN
- a CDS encoding 2-isopropylmalate synthase, which gives rise to MDKRQVLIFDTTLRDGEQVPGCKLNTPQKIEIAQQLEKLGVDVIEAGFPISSPGDFNSVVEISKSVSEPIICGLSRGVKKDIEVAAEALKYAKRPRIHTGIGTSPSHIKYKFKSTPELILERGVEAVKHAKRFVEDVEFYAEDAGRTDNEYLARICEEVIKAGATVLNIPDTTGYCLPDEYGAKIKYLMDNVRGIENVIISAHCHNDLGLATANAISAVMNGARQIECTINGIGERAGNTSLEEVSMIMKQHPRLNVYNNINSKLLNPISKLVSERMGMLVQPNKAIVGSNAFAHSSGIHQDGVIKNRETYEIIDPADVGVTESMIVLTARSGRAALAFRAHRIGYNLTKLQLDDVYQLFLEKADVTKEVTDDDLHEIMKLAKIAGNVEA